A stretch of DNA from Peromyscus eremicus chromosome 18, PerEre_H2_v1, whole genome shotgun sequence:
GTAgactttatttaatatatatctgTTCCTCACTCTTGAATCTTTCTGGGTAAAGAATACATACAGCTgctgaaaatatgttttttttaaatttttatttcacataattTTTATGACTAAGGTACTTATTTTTAAgaactgttttattaattttattttacactgACTGCTGCTCAGTTCCTGTATTCTGCGGATAGCCTCTACTTCCTCTTTATTGCTCTTTCGCAAAGGTATGTATGCTTTATTTGATTATatcataaattacatttttaaaaaaaaatcagttctgtAGCTACAGTTATGCAATAATAGTCCATTAACTACACTGGCACTCTCAAGCTGAAGAGATACTTTTAAGAGAAACAAACTCATTTTTTCAAACTTTAATGATTTGTTATAAATTAgcatctatctctctgtctgtctgacttgtgtgtgtgtgtgtgtgtgtgtgtgtgagagagagagagagagagagagagagagagagagagagagagagagagagagtcctttccttccctcttttgtgtgaatgtgtgtgtgttcaaggtgAGCACAAGTGTATGccacaacacacatgtggagaccagaggccaaACCAAGAGACATGGTTCTGTCTCTTCTTCAATCATGGGGAGCTTAGGGGCTGACCTTGGGCtgttagacttggcagcaaggACCTTATCTGCAGAGTCATCTCACTGGGCTCAAGCTAGCATCTTCTGTCCCAGTTCTTCTGGGTGACTGGAAGGTCTCTGTCATCAGTTAGAGGACCGGAAGAGCTAGAACTGTGAGTGGAGTTAACTTCCTCTTTGGGTTGTTTTTATAAAAGCAATGGAGGGAAAAGAGTAAAAAAgctgtcttgaaatttcttcTGCCAAATTAATTAGTCATTACTTTTTAACTCTGTGTCTCTCAATCTTTCAGGATATGAGGACAATTTAGACAAATTACTTGCCAGAATGTAACATGAGTGGTCTCTCATCCAAATCCCAGGTGAGTCTATTCCATCCGACATCTCATTAGCAGAGTCTCTACTGCCCACATATCAGAGACCATCATGTCAAATCCCACGGAATCACACATTACCTCTGCTTACTATGTTCTTTGGGATTCTCTAGCCTGTGTCTCCAAACTTCTCCAAATTACTCCTGCAAATCAGTTCCAAGGACTTGAAAACTGTGTGGTCAGATTTAGTGACCCCCTCATACTGTATAacagtttttctgtgtttgtgatTTTCACCTCTCTGTGGCCAAAACATCTCAGGAAATAATATCAGTTGGTTTTCCTGTGAATCTGATTtagtgtttatttttgttatttaaacaaAGCCTTTTCTCTTGATAAGTCTAATAAATTGGTTTTGTGTGTTGTGCTTATTTATAAAGAAACTACATAAACTTAGACTGTTACAAAACATTGTCTGATATAAAGGAAGCTGGTACAGAAAGCCATACATAGCCATAGTAGGTGTCTAGTACCATTCTGAGGAGAAAATGTGGACTCTGTCTTCACTCCATGCTTATTCACCAGAAACAGGAGTAAATAAATTGCTTTGGTAAGAAATGTTCTGAACTTTCTCACACAAATGAATACATGAAAGACTTAtaatatgaaacacacacacacacacacacacacacacatacacacacacacacacacacacacacacacccctttcatCTTCCACTCTTATCTACAGAGAATTAACAGAAAAACTTTCCAGATAGAACAACATGTCCTACATTGTACTAGATTTCAAGTCACTGTTGTATCATTTCCTTAGATAAAGGACCTGAAGATGCGAGTCTACACTAATGTGTCCAGGGAGAGATTGTTTCTGATTCTGCTTTGGAAACCCTCACTGCACAGTAGGGAATTGATTGGCAATTTTCTTGTTTCTGCACAGGCTGCATCCCAAAGTGAGAATGAATAACCGTGAATGGAGCCTACACTTGTGGATAGAGTACTAGTCTATTTCAAAATGGCCAAATGTCATGATGTATCTTCAGTTCCCTGTTATCTCTGGTTACTATAATATATCCTCAGTCTCATATAAatggcatgcatatatgtattttcaGAGATTAGCTACCCAGCTAATTAAAACCTTAACTCAATTtgtataatacaaataaaaagataataatgATGATGCATAGGAAAAATGATGATAAAAGCCCATATTAGTCAAATTCCAGTCACCATTGAGATGCCAAGCACCCTGCCCATTTTGTACCTTAAGAATAACAAGAAGGtccaggaaagatggctcactggctaaGAGTTCTTAAGGTTActggagaggacccaggtttgcttTCCAGAACCCTCATGGAAGCTCACAGctggaactctagttccaagggatctgatgccttcttttgccTCCAAAGACACCGactgcacatggtgcacatatattcatatagGCAAGACacttacacataaaaaaatcttgGACAAAAGAAAAGCCATGGTGAAGGCAAACATGTAACAATATTtgttataatcccagcactcactatTAGAGTCCTAGGGAAGCAATGACAAGCCCCATTTTTCCACCTCAAGTACTTCTGGCACTTTCCTGGAAAAGTAGCACccttttatataaattaaattagCTGAGTCCTCTTTTGATATCTTGATCTGCTGCATCCTTACAAGGCTTCAGGGACTGACCTAAGTGAGAAAATGAGGGAACGAAAACATGGCAAGCACACAGAAATTCTGGCATTGGGGGCCTGGGCTCTCTGCTGGGGAAGCTGTGGCACCCTGGAAGCTCATCTTGTGTGTTATATACAGCTGATCAGGAAGGCAGGGTGATTGTAGGCAGATGAACAAGGAGGCAAGGTTATTAGACACAGCTAAACAAGGAAGCTGGGTTTATTATTATGTACAGCTGAACAAAGAGGCAGGTTTAGCTAATATCAGTAGGAACAATCTTTGGAGGTGAGCAGTCTTCAGGCCATAAATGTCTAGGAGGAAGAAAGCTACGGAGGGATTTTTCTGCATACACTGTCAACATTGACACTTAgacctgaggaaggctttgccatcgcTGTGAACCTTGGCCAGAGAAGATTGTCACTACCATAGTGCTGCAACATTATCTCCTGACATGGCTGTGCCAGGTGAAAAATACACATTCACCCATGACTTCActcattccccaccccccaccccgcatTGTTCTCTTGCAACCTCCTTGCAATGGTTAATTTGGACTGTTCACTTAATCGTACTGTACAGGACACAAATGAGACACACCTCGGGAGTAGCTATAAGGGCTCCTCCAGACAATAACTGATAGATAATGCAAGCTGCAGAATCCCATGGCCTGgtgtcccagactgaataaaaataaaagggaggaaggaagggagggagggagggaggaagagggagagaaggaaagagagagagagagagagagagagagagagagagagagagagagagagagagagagagaaccagtgaGAGAGCCAGCTGTAGATCAATCatgccttctctctgcttcctgatctaccCAAATGTAAGCAAGCAGCCTTGATTTCTACCTCCAAAGCCCACATTCACTAGTGCTTCTGTGCCTTCCCTGTGCCGTGGTGAACTGTGGCCTCAAACCATGGCGCAAATTAACCGACTCTTCCCTTCAGTTGCTCTGAGTAAGGTATTTAATGGCAGCAACGGGAAGGGCAAACTAACAGGTGCCTCTGGTGGGTATGAAGTGACTGTTATCCATCACTCCCCAAGAAATGCTACCTTTCTGAAAAGCTTGGAACTTCAGCCTCAACGGAAAGAATTTCACCTGTAAGGAAGCATTCTATGTGCCATGACCATTAAGACGGCCCTCCACCACAATGATCGAGTTTCCTAGTATCAATCTGCTGAAACTGAAAATCCGTGTCCTACCATTACCAGAATATAGAAtagcacagagagaaaaaaacaaaaaacaaaaaacatgtgaCACTGTTGTCATTATTCATATCAAAATACCAAGTACTTTGCATAAGTTATTTGTATCCTCATTATCACAATCATCCTATCATGTAACTATTATTATCTGCATTTTGTACAAGGAGAAACTACTGTGTATATACAAACACCAGAGAGATGGATGACagacagatgattgatagatgataggtaggtagaatTTTGATCCTTATGTATAACCCTGAAAAGtatattagaatattttaattatctGTTTTCTAGTATTCAAGAAATACTAGAATAAATCGAATATTGGAATATTTTTCCCAATTGCCTATAAATCTGTGAGTGAATGAATACATCTGTCCAACACCAGACCCCTTGTCTTTCCATTGCTCTGTGCTGATTCCAATGAGACTGCCTGTGAGCTTGCCCATCTACAAAATTCACTCTTGAGAACTATAACATAATGGAattataaaaaaagcaaaaattaataaatctcatGGTATTCTAAGAAACTTTACAGTTTTGTATTGAGCCTCATTTTTAGCTATTTGGGGTCCCATGTGACCCTTGGGCCATAGGATGAGCACATTGCTGCTGTCCCAGCCGGAGCAAAGATATCCTGGAGAGAGAAATGTGTGCCTATCCCTTATGCTATCAGACTACGGAAACCATGGTTCCAAAGTACAAGTAATGTTCCCAGGAATCTGatgctgggagaaaaagaaaggctgAAACTCTGTTACCAGCAAGGAAAGGGACTTATCTCCTGGAAAGAGATTTCAAAGAGTTCTAACAATTCATCAGAACATCTTGCAGGACACACTGGAGTCAAGACAGTGATGAGTCAGTCACTGATGGGTGGGTCCACACTTTAGGTCTGTGTGATAGTGAGCATAACTTGGCCTCTGTTCAAAATTAATTTGGGAGTACTGTGTAAGTACCCCAAAAGATGTTCTTGAGGGTCACTGggactctttgtttcttttccagttgTGGCCgccttgaatattttttttttcctgatttttaccACTACTTATCATTTTAATTGGTGTTTGATGGACAGGTAGCTAAACCTAGCTTCTTGGGGGTTCTAGATCCCAGACTTTGACCCTACAAACTGAAGAGCATTTCATTCATTTGAACCTTTGGAAAATCACATTGCTCTCATGGGTAGCTAAACTAGGAAGGTACCATGCTACATCCATTCATATGCAGCTTTGGATAGTTTTACAAAGTGGTTTCAATACATCTTCAAAATGGAATGTGAAATAAGTGTAATTCTGTACCCCAGCATGCAGGGAGAAAGCTGAGTGTTTACAAGCTCAAGCAAGTTGAACTCAAACCcagatctttctgcttcttcccaCAAAGTCTGCCTTGGAGCAGTACTCATGTTCACCTCAAGAGCTCTTCTAATACCTTCTGAACCCGTaaacatgatggcacacaccagTTGTGTTCATAGTTTGTGACTTCGGGCAAATATAAGCGTTTTCCTTTACCATCCTGGGTCTTCAACTgccccaaacatcacaggctaaGTGTTCTTGAAATGATCGTAATTGGGCACACCTGTGCTCCACTTTAGTGTATTATAGACACGTTGAGATCTAATTAGCCTCACCTGTGGGTCCATTGATAGTTCTCAGTTTGCTCTATCGATCACTAACATGTAATAGGCAGCACCATTAATATGTCAATAAGAACATGAATTTATATCAGATTCAAATGATTACTGCCCACCTCAGGTGTCCTATCTGTACAAACGTAATGTCTTTGTGTTTCTTAAATGTTAAGCATTATAGAAAGATTAATTCAACCACTGCTCAAGATATTCTTGGGTAGACCTGAAGAACAGCTGTCCATTAAGAGAACACAAATGACTAGGCTCTTTCACTCAGTGGGCTTTCTCTCCTCCCGAATACAAACCAGAAAGGAAAGGTGAATTAATTCTGACATAATCATGTCATAATGACCTGTCATGTGAGtaaattttcttctctgcccATGTCACTTTTGAGCCTGTTTTTCCTCAATCAGACTTGGTCTCTTTGATTGACACTTTCCAAGCCCTATCACACAATCATAAATAAGTTTTAAGCTCTTTTGAATTAAATACCTTCACAGTTTCCTCTTAAATGATCGATTCCTCTAACTCACCCAGAGTTTCTAGGAAATGTGAGGagctcaaacacacacatcatcatcttTCTACTCAGATGCGATAATTGTGAACATCCTTTTGCAGAATTTTCTATTACCACCAATAACATCTGTCAATTCACTTCACCAAGCATTCTGAGAAAATTAACCATTTGTAGGGACACAACATTTGGTGACTTGTGATTGAAAAAGTGGTAGGTCTGTCAAATATTTCATCTCGTGATAGAACATGATTCTCTCTCTGATtagtatatcacacacacacacacacacacacacacacatgcacgcaggcACAAACCTCGAACACAGGCATGCATATACACCCTTTCTACAGAGAACAGTCATCATTGGGGCCTGTCCTGCCTTTTCTTTTGCTCACTCATGCACACCTCTCCCTCAGACAAAGTTTCTAATGAACACATTTGTTCATTCCTCCTCCaacactgtgatggtttgaaagaaaatggccacccAAAGACTCATAGGgaatatgtcactggggtggactttgaggtttcaaaaacacaagccaggcctagtctctctctctctctctctctctctctctctctctctctctctctctctctctctctgtgtgtgtgtgtgtgtgtgtatgtctctctctgtctctctctctcctttttgctGCCTGccaatgtagaactctcagctgcctctccagcaccacgtttGCCTGCATCACGCCATGCTCCTGTTATGACGATAATGGACAATATCTATGTactataagccagccctaattaaatgttttcctttataagagttgcaatggtcatggtgtctcttcctagcaatagaaaccctaattaagacaaagaCATATATAGAGCTTTACAATATACCAAAATAACCCCACAGTTGCTCAACCTACACTTCTTTTTCTTAATAACCTTGTTTCAttggttatttttattgtatctgaatacattttaatatacatataaatatactgtATTGACTTAATGGTTGGCACCAAAATTACTTTAGACCtaatttcctttatatttttcagTCATAAGGGGAAAACTTGACTCTGAGGTCATATGTTGGCAAGCTTCAAGACAACAAAGAAGAATGTCAAATTGTTTTGCATAAACAATGAAGCATAAATTGTTGATGGGaaatagaaaggaaggaggagaggtcATTACTGGAATTCAACATTCATACTACCGGGGCAAAGAGCGgggctttctcattttctttctcatttttcactTTCTCATGTGAGAAAAGCAAGTAGGTAAAAAGGCAGGAATAAAAGCCCTGCCTCCACAAAAGCTAATAGAGAGCAGAGCATGCACAGAAGACACTGTATGGATGTCCCAATCTACTCAGCACCAGCACCCTTACATGTTGaaactcttcccctccccccgcTTTCTGCCCTGCTTCCATCATCAGAAGTGCTCTCTTTTCTAATAAATTACCTGTTTCTCCCACATTCCAAGTGTCCCTGGCTCATTCCCTCCttcctggattaaaaaaaaaaaaaggaaaagaaaagaaaaaagaagaaatctgaaAATACCAATGGCGCCCCCTAGAACCTAATCTACACCTATAACACTACTTGCTGTttatcttagctagggtttctatggctgcaatgaaacaccatgatcaaaaagcaagttagggactagggtttattcagcttacacttccacattgttgcTCATCACCAAAGGgcgtcaggacaggaactcaagcagagcagcaATCTGGAATCAAGAGCTAATGCAGAgttcatggaggggtgctgcttactggcttgctcctcatggcttgctcagtctactttctgATAAAACCCAAGACCATCAGCCCagagatagcaccacccacaatgggctgggccttcccacatcagtcactaattaagatcttatggaggcatttcctcaactgaggctccttcctctctcatgattctagcttgtgtcaagttgacataaaactagccagtgtaCTTGgtctatagaaaaaaaaacagatgggaACCAACGGAAGTACAATGGGTTCATATCTTGATGAGTACACCTACTTATAAACAAGCACAAGTAAGAAACAGAAGTGGATAGGGAAAACAGAGGAGTTATTTCCAAAGCAAAACCCTTCTCAAGCAAAAGAAGAATGCAAATTTTATTCACAGAGCATCATGTAGTTACATAGGAAAGCACTTAAGCCACAGTTCTGTGCATGCTCAGCCAAGGAGTCCATTCCTGGctgagcatagtggcacataTCTATAGTCCCCATCTTTAGGAGGCTACAGCACAAGTTTAAGATCAATTAAGCTATGCACAATGATTTCCAGATCCTTTTGGAATGCACAATAAGACCTTGATTTAATAAAcaaattagggggctggagaaaaggcttAGCAGTTCTGCTCAATGGCCACTGCTCCAGAgagcccaagttcagttctcaacacccacattggagagctcccaactgcctgtgactccagttctaggggatctgacgccctcttctggcctctgtacatacacacacacacacacacacacacacacacacacactaaaaatagctCCTCTAAAAATCAATTAATTAGTTAACTCATTAACTATCCATTAGGGGCTCTTAGAATCTAGGCTCTGACCCTAATAACTCCAGTAACAAAACCTGTGaaattctttctccttctctttgaaATATATGTAAATCTTTCTGGAAGCTAAGTATGCATCTTGCAGGCTTGATGACCCAGTAAAGTCTTCTGGAGGACTAAAATCCATCTCTTTGAAATGCAAACATCAAGTAAGATGCAATCCTTTCTTCTGAGAGGAGTTTCTAGGGGAGGTGGGAGCCTACTCTTCCTATGGGCCTGGCTCCAGCTTGTAAAACTACCTTCTGTCTTAAAGACAcacatttgtttctctttgtatGAAACCAAGAAACTAACATAGATGGTTACCCCAAATTCAAGACCAATTTAGCATGAGTTGCATATAGTAAAGGATGCAGTCAACTCTTCTTACTCCAGGACTTGTTTCTGTTTATCTTGAGCTACTGTATTTATGGCTTGTCTATACCAGGCCACACATAAGAATGAGATTTCTTTGTGCATTACCTATAATGCACATAATAACCTTTCTTAAtgttcatttttataataaaatctctctcaatctctctctctctctctctctctctctctctctctctctctctctccaatgttTATGGAAGGGATTTCTAGGTTgggaaattattttattattgttttataactATTTGTGGTATAAgttcatgggtgtgtgtgcaagtgcaaaTAAACAtgttgcacacacatatataaaagataCATGTCAGCCTAAACTCCCCTTTTCTTGGGTACTGTCCATCTTGGTTTTCAAGATGGGCTTTCTCATTAGCTTGAAATCTGCCTGTTAGGATAGACTAAATTTTAGCCTGTaaacccagggatctacctgtctctgcctccacgaAAGTGGGATTACCAAAATGTATCGCCCCACCTGactttttttatgtgggttctggagatcaaactcaggtctacaTGCTTCTATAGAAAGCACTATACCAAGCTATGCCCCCAACCCCAGGAgaggtttattttaaattttatttctccaaAGGGCAAAAATCTTTCTTACAGATTGACAAATTTGGGGCAATTTACAAGCACTAAACACTTTGGGTTTTATCCAAGGAGACTGGACTAAGAGTTCTTATATAATTAGAGACTAATATGTTGTGGAAAAGAGGGTGGGGATAAAGGAATTGTGGTAAGGAAGGGAGATGGAAGGTCCAATGAGGCTCTGAGTAGGAACTTTTCATTCCTTTATTCTATAACATTATGTTAGAAAAGTTAACAAACATAATTAATGAATGGTTAGAATGTTTTGTCTTCCACAAACATTGGCATCAGAGAGATTATGTAATTTATAtgtaatttagatttttttccccctcagtatCATCTAACATGTACACCACTACTTCAGGGGGTTAGTGAATGGAGGCAGAGGTAAAAGACTGATGTAGGAAGGAAATTAAGGACAGAGGATGAATGGAACACCCCCCTCCTCCCAACCCTTGCTGCAGGCTTTGTGCAATGAAACAGAGCATGCTTGGGAAAAAGCCCATACTCTCCAAACACCAAAGGTGATGAGGGCTTCATCAGGGGCTCATAGACCTCAGCAGACTAGTGACTGGGAACTGAGAGTGTTTCCAGTCTTTTCTAGTTCTCCATCCTATTTCCATCCTCAAAATGACTTTTCCTTTTTACTAAACTACCTCTGCATATTATTGTCTAGGAGTCCCCAGTCCAATTCACTGATCCATGACAGAAGAACCTGGAAGCATGAATGGACACACTCTGGACTCAGACCCCACGCCCTAAACACTACCTGGTAATGTCACTGGCATTAACAACTTTCACCAAGGTCTACATCTTCATtccaaatgcatatatatatatggaaaatgaCTCGTACCATACCCAGGTGAAAACAAGAGGTCTTCTAAGGGTTAGCATGCACTGTTATGATTCTCGGGATCCTGGTTGGCTCACCAGAATCTGCAGTCATCCCTGTGTGTTTTCAGGGTGGCCTCTTATCTGGTCTCACTTTGTTTGTAACCTCTActcttgtttgttggttggttggttggttggttggttggttggtttttttgtttgtttgtttgttttttacttttatctgCATTTATTTTATGCGGAATTTATTCCCATTccataagtttttgtttcttcagtttcttctggaATATCTTCTTCTTCTGCGCaacctcctcttctggctttggaaCAGTTTGTTCCTTTTTGGTGAGGATCATCTCGATGTGGCAGGGGGAGCTCATGTACGGGTTAATCCGGCCATGAGCTCTGTTAAATCTGCCGGCGCATCTTAAGTGTTTGTTTACCTGGATGTGTTCCATGACTAGAGAACCCACATCTAAACCCTTAAGTTCAGCATTACTCTCTGCGTTTTTAAGCGAGTGCAGCAAAAATTCAGCACTCTTTTTAGGCCACCGGCCTTGTGTCCAGCCCCACTGTTTGGCCTGGGCGCACCTACCGGCTCCACCATTATACCACCAGAAAGGCACACATTGCTTCTTTAAAGTGACATCTTTCAGATATTTGGTGGCTTTTCGGATATGCATACCCTTGATGGCCTGGGCAGTTTCACAGGTGTTCTTAAAGTGAACCCGAAGATTTGAACCTCTTGATTTGCATGATTTTGTAGGATTTTCTGGGTCAAGCGAGTAGCGAACCATCTTCTCAGGTCACCTTAGGCTGCTTACAGGAAGAacggttggttggttggttggttttttgttttttgttttttttttttttttgagacaaggtttctccgtgttgtttttggagcttgtcctggatcttgctctgtagaccgggctggcctcaaactcagagaaattcgcctggctctgcctcccgagtgctgggattaaaggcgtgcaccacggcCGCCTGGCCATAATCTCTGCTCTTAAAGAAACCACTCCTCACTGTCCTAATGCGTTTTTCACTCTGAAGCATCCCTCCCTGTTGTGCACATGTTCCACAGTTT
This window harbors:
- the LOC131895205 gene encoding large ribosomal subunit protein uL22-like isoform X2; amino-acid sequence: MHIRKATKYLKDVTLKKQCVPFWWYNGGAGRCAQAKQWGWTQGRWPKKSAEFLLHSLKNAESNAELKGLDVGSLVMEHIQVNKHLRCAGRFNRAHGRINPYMSSPCHIEMILTKKEQTVPKPEEEVAQKKKIFQKKLKKQKLMEWE
- the LOC131895205 gene encoding large ribosomal subunit protein uL22-like isoform X1, with the translated sequence MVRYSLDPENPTKSCKSRGSNLRVHFKNTCETAQAIKGMHIRKATKYLKDVTLKKQCVPFWWYNGGAGRCAQAKQWGWTQGRWPKKSAEFLLHSLKNAESNAELKGLDVGSLVMEHIQVNKHLRCAGRFNRAHGRINPYMSSPCHIEMILTKKEQTVPKPEEEVAQKKKIFQKKLKKQKLMEWE